The DNA segment GCCTTCTAACCGAATCACTTAATTGAAAGCCTAATTCAAACGAAGAGGAGCGGGAAAAGCTCGACCAAATCGAGCCCCAATCGAGCGGCGTTACACGTTAAACTTCTATGCACTAAACTTGTAAACTGAAACGTTTCTCAAAACACCACACAGCCTTTAGCGACGACGATggcaaataaaattaaatagcAAACTAAACTGAGGAGTTGAAAACGAATGTTTGAAAGAAGAACATTTGGGagggaacaaaaataaacaccaaagagagagagagagagataaagatagatagagagaaaaaaaactactactaATACACTAAATTCCAGCCTTTCGTCCATTCGGTACTAATCACACGATCCTCCCTGTGTGAAGCTCTTTTCCAATTGGAATCTTGTTACTTGCAGCTCCCTGTGGAGCGAAcccgaacaacaacaataataacaagcGTGCCGTTTACTGCAGATGCTGGCCATTTGACGGGTACCGTTTGCCGATCTCTACTATCCTCTTCCTACTATCCGTTCTGCTTTCTTGTAGGTGTTGTGTCTAAACATCGAGCAAATCATCTGTGGATTGAcacgttctgctgctgctgctgctgccgctactACTATCATTGCCACTACTACGGCTACTGTCTACCTCTACATTGGGGGGAAGAGGAAGCTAGACTACTAACTGCTGTTTATAATCCATTCTACTATTACACAatacatagacacacacacacatacaacatgGATCACATTGGACAAGTGAGAAAGACACAGTGAGTTGAGTTGTGAGAGGACCAAAGAGAAGGTTCATGAAGGAGGAGAAGAGTTTGGAAGGAGAAGACTTTAAAAGCTGGGCGCACAAACTGTTGTGTTGTTTCCGGAGgatttcctctctctctctctctctctctctctctctctatctctctctctctctctctctatatctctctcttcAAAATGCCCTATCTTCTTCGCACACAACATACACCACCTATTTCACCTTCTCAACATATCCCAGCGCTCTACTCATCAATCGCTTTGACTAAACCGCACTATACTCTGGAAGGAAATCTGGACaacaacagaaagaaaaaaaaatccacacgTTACAGGTAGAGCGTACCCTGCTGCCGGTCGAACTGGTGCAGGTACAGCTTCTTCTTGGACTTTTCGGTCGACGATTTGTGGGGCCGCAGATCCCACACCAGGTTCGAGAGGCTGCGCGGCCGGCTGAGGCGGCGGGACTTCTTCTCCGGCAGCTTGCCCGAATCGCCCGACGTGCGGCCACCGCTGCGCGACGAGTCGAGCGTACCTTCGCGGGCGCCCGGGCCGGCCCCCGCCGCACTGGCCGACTTGGAGAGCAGATGGTTCTTGTCCTGGCCGGACGACTGGCCCTTCGGCGAGGGTGAGATCGGTGTGACTGGATGGGTGTCTTGCTGCGGTGTGGTCGCGGCCAGCTGCAGGCTGCTCAGGCTTTTGTATCTGAAATGGCGGGAAAAGTCACTCAGTTAGGAGTTGCATTTTTTTGGGAGTTTGTTTGAAGTCTGAATTCCTCTTACCGGATGTGAAACAGAGGACTCTGCGGCTCCACCGCGATCTCCTTGGGCGTGATGGCGATCGGTGGATGATGCACTATGCCTCCattagcaccaccaccaccgcttaGTGGACTGATCGCGGTCGTGCCAGGTGTAGGACTCTTCTGATGCATCCCAATGCTGCTCTTGAAGTATAGCTTCGGCAGCGTTGGTCGTTGCCGCTTCTCCGGCAGCTTCTTGCCCGGTATCGTCTCGATCGGAGGCGGGATCGGTTTGTGATCGATCGGCCCGGTGGTAGTCGCACTGTGCCCACTGTGATGGTTATTGTTGATGGCGTTGAGGGCGTGCTTGGACGATGACTCGAGACTGTTGGAAGCCGTGTGCTGATGATGGCTGTGATGGTGATGgccatgatgatggtgatgatgcgcctgcggttgctgctgctgctgtgacgGCTGTTGCTGGGTGTGGTTGGAGTACTTGATAATGTTGCAATAATTGTTGTTGCTTGTGTCGTagtgattgttgttgttgttgttcaggGCGTTCGATTGGGCCGTCTTCATGTTTTCCACCGTCTTGAGGCTGTGCTGGTGCGTCGCCGGTCCGAGCAGCACGTTCGAGAGTGGCGTCGTGGCACCGGTCGGCGGAGACGATCCACCCGGTGGCGGTGGCTCGATCGCCTCAAACTTGTACAGATTCTTGGGCAGCGGGGCCAACCCGCGCACGTAGTCGTAGATCTGGTCGATCTCATCGTACTCGTCCGCGATCGAACCGTTCTGGCtgccaccacctccaccaccaccaccaccaccacttccgCTCGCAATCTCGGGCGAGTAACGGTTCGAATCACAGCTGCTGCTCTTCTTCAGCACGTACCCGTTCGCGGTCAGCCCGGACAGGGTGGAGGCCATCGTTTTGTGGGCGGCCGCGACCGCCTTCGCCGAGTCCTTCTTCTCCTTGTCCGTCAGCTTCAGGTCGATGATCTGCAGCCGGTCGCGCGCATCCACCAGCAGCCGCTGCGCCTTGTCCAGGAAGCGCGAGTACTCGATGAAGTGGTCCAGCTGCTCCATGTTCTTCGCCCGCTGTATCTTGATCTTCGCGTTCAGCGGCACCGACACCAAATCCATGTCCTTCTGCAGCGGCAGCGCGAATATCCGGTCGACCTCCACGCACCCGAGCAGCCGCAGCTCGGGCACGAACGGTTGCTTCAGCCCCTTGGGGGCGGCCCCgtgcaccagccgcaccgtcACCGGCATGCGCTTCTGGAGCAGATTGCGCACCGTGTGCACGCCGCTGATGCTGTCCTCCTTCGCGATCGGGGAAAACTTCGCTTTGGCTTCTAATGGCAGGCTGACGACCTCGTCCTTGGACGTGCGGCACTGCAGGTACTTGCCATTGTCTG comes from the Anopheles coluzzii chromosome 2, AcolN3, whole genome shotgun sequence genome and includes:
- the LOC120949116 gene encoding midnolin homolog; translation: MAATDGQIILAASRFAPDTPPAYLRDFAKCDLPAVGKIVKGQYYSLGVPTLSNPSLQSTALFLNAGRKYQILAQPIKIKEGRKNTHVGPKVLIPETYPGYFELLSEDGRSTRCIESVLELSRRRNFRVLVRETVRCNHNSKSLHAGEILTTISDNGKYLQCRTSKDEVVSLPLEAKAKFSPIAKEDSISGVHTVRNLLQKRMPVTVRLVHGAAPKGLKQPFVPELRLLGCVEVDRIFALPLQKDMDLVSVPLNAKIKIQRAKNMEQLDHFIEYSRFLDKAQRLLVDARDRLQIIDLKLTDKEKKDSAKAVAAAHKTMASTLSGLTANGYVLKKSSSCDSNRYSPEIASGSGGGGGGGGGGSQNGSIADEYDEIDQIYDYVRGLAPLPKNLYKFEAIEPPPPGGSSPPTGATTPLSNVLLGPATHQHSLKTVENMKTAQSNALNNNNNNHYDTSNNNYCNIIKYSNHTQQQPSQQQQQPQAHHHHHHGHHHHSHHQHTASNSLESSSKHALNAINNNHHSGHSATTTGPIDHKPIPPPIETIPGKKLPEKRQRPTLPKLYFKSSIGMHQKSPTPGTTAISPLSGGGGANGGIVHHPPIAITPKEIAVEPQSPLFHIRYKSLSSLQLAATTPQQDTHPVTPISPSPKGQSSGQDKNHLLSKSASAAGAGPGAREGTLDSSRSGGRTSGDSGKLPEKKSRRLSRPRSLSNLVWDLRPHKSSTEKSKKKLYLHQFDRQQGTLYL